The proteins below come from a single Halostagnicola larsenii XH-48 genomic window:
- a CDS encoding bifunctional metallophosphatase/5'-nucleotidase, producing MCEHSRTRTNSRDGRGDADGQSRRRFLGATAGAAMAGLVSSGASTTVGADEGDETVTIVHDTHFHGRFRDAESDELNIARYYTVVQEALEEGDNALFLGNGDDLAPSLLGLEYQGEHVIEALNYMDIDAVGVGNHEYDFGADVATDRFEESEFPWVVANLLDDEGEPVPGTERWTTVEAGGLTVGVFGLVSETFHSLTDYPEEWQVLGYVEGSQEAVDALRDEGCDIVVLASHVSTGVHYMLAAEVDGLDAIVGSHSGVVLEEPAVEDGTIISEFGDEFDHVGSITLDAEGDLLEWQRTTLLPEGADPPSGVEESEQLSARSVADIAEDRTLAELTTEWTAQLEAELGQTAFESEVELNATTDNYAIETNWGNLMTDAMRTVGETDDIDVDIAAQNGGGIRSGSTYGPGEIPGTAVMNILPFPNTIQVVEVTGQEVVDYLEEAIRPHPDEDFGAQPAIQVSGVSYEWSGHEDDVWVDNVFVGGEPIELDETYALAHNDYSIGNSSTLSEADLLLETGQFQGPYVLEQLEAKTEPVAPERENRMIRVDEAVGSAAVDDGDDGDDGEEITLTADVPDGAEEIELDSFRLVIRTGDDVEADSATVADDVVDVTFDADAVIDLLEGVDEPVARLFGRYTPDQEYWDYGFDVPTSDGYDHFKLKADVSASAVLGDGPDGDTDGGGDDSDGDGSDQDDSDGENDGDAADEGDDGTNREDGDDSDEDSVPGFGPAAAIVGGAGGAYLAARNRSGGDGRVDSERGDDE from the coding sequence ATGTGCGAACATTCACGAACTCGAACTAATTCTCGAGACGGACGCGGCGACGCCGACGGCCAGAGCCGCCGTCGATTCCTCGGGGCGACCGCGGGGGCGGCGATGGCCGGTCTCGTCTCGAGCGGTGCGAGCACGACCGTCGGTGCCGACGAGGGCGACGAGACGGTAACGATCGTCCACGATACGCACTTTCACGGCCGGTTTCGAGATGCCGAGTCGGACGAACTGAACATCGCCCGCTACTACACCGTCGTTCAGGAGGCCCTCGAGGAGGGAGACAACGCCTTGTTCCTGGGAAACGGCGACGACCTCGCGCCGTCGCTGCTCGGCCTCGAGTACCAGGGCGAGCACGTGATCGAGGCGCTGAACTACATGGACATCGACGCCGTCGGCGTCGGGAACCACGAGTACGACTTCGGCGCGGACGTTGCGACCGACCGGTTCGAAGAGAGCGAGTTTCCGTGGGTCGTCGCGAACTTACTCGACGACGAGGGCGAACCCGTACCGGGAACCGAGCGTTGGACGACCGTCGAAGCCGGCGGGCTCACGGTCGGCGTCTTCGGACTCGTCTCGGAGACCTTCCACTCGCTGACGGACTACCCCGAGGAGTGGCAGGTGTTGGGGTACGTCGAAGGCTCCCAGGAGGCGGTCGACGCGCTTCGCGACGAGGGGTGTGACATCGTCGTTCTCGCGTCGCACGTTTCGACGGGCGTCCACTACATGCTCGCGGCCGAGGTCGACGGTCTCGACGCCATCGTCGGGTCGCATTCGGGGGTCGTCCTCGAGGAACCCGCCGTCGAGGACGGGACGATCATCAGCGAGTTCGGCGACGAGTTCGACCACGTCGGCTCGATCACGCTCGACGCCGAGGGGGACTTACTCGAGTGGCAACGAACCACGCTTCTCCCCGAAGGTGCCGATCCCCCATCGGGGGTCGAGGAATCCGAGCAACTCAGCGCGCGCAGCGTCGCCGATATCGCAGAAGATCGGACGCTCGCGGAGCTGACAACCGAGTGGACCGCCCAGCTCGAGGCGGAACTCGGCCAGACGGCCTTCGAAAGCGAGGTCGAACTCAACGCGACGACCGACAACTACGCGATCGAGACCAATTGGGGGAACCTGATGACCGACGCGATGCGAACGGTCGGGGAAACGGACGATATCGACGTCGATATCGCCGCCCAGAACGGCGGTGGAATTCGGAGCGGTTCGACGTACGGGCCCGGCGAGATCCCGGGAACGGCGGTCATGAACATCCTTCCGTTCCCGAACACGATCCAGGTCGTCGAGGTGACCGGCCAGGAAGTCGTCGACTACCTCGAGGAGGCGATCCGTCCGCATCCCGACGAAGACTTCGGCGCGCAGCCGGCGATTCAGGTCTCGGGCGTCTCCTACGAGTGGTCCGGACACGAAGACGACGTCTGGGTCGACAACGTCTTCGTCGGCGGCGAACCGATCGAACTCGACGAAACCTACGCGCTCGCACACAACGACTACTCGATCGGCAACTCGTCGACGCTCTCGGAAGCCGACCTCCTCCTCGAGACCGGCCAGTTCCAAGGGCCCTACGTGCTCGAGCAACTCGAGGCCAAAACGGAGCCGGTCGCCCCCGAGCGGGAGAACCGGATGATCCGCGTCGACGAGGCGGTCGGATCGGCGGCGGTCGACGACGGTGACGACGGTGACGACGGCGAGGAGATCACGCTCACCGCGGACGTACCGGACGGAGCCGAGGAGATCGAGCTCGACTCGTTCCGCCTCGTGATCCGGACTGGCGACGACGTCGAGGCCGACTCGGCGACCGTGGCGGACGATGTCGTCGACGTGACCTTCGACGCGGATGCCGTGATCGACCTCCTCGAGGGTGTCGACGAGCCGGTCGCGCGGTTGTTCGGACGGTACACGCCGGATCAGGAGTACTGGGACTACGGCTTCGACGTCCCGACCTCGGACGGATACGACCACTTCAAACTCAAAGCGGACGTGAGTGCGTCGGCGGTGCTCGGCGACGGCCCCGACGGGGATACCGATGGAGGCGGTGACGACTCCGACGGCGACGGCTCGGATCAGGATGACTCGGACGGCGAAAACGATGGGGACGCGGCCGACGAAGGTGATGATGGTACGAACCGCGAAGATGGCGACGATTCGGACGAAGACAGCGTCCCGGGATTCGGCCCTGCGGCGGCGATAGTCGGCGGTGCCGGCGGCGCGTACCTCGCCGCTCGAAATCGATCGGGCGGCGACGGACGTGTTGACAGCGAACGAGGGGACGACGAATAG
- a CDS encoding DUF7113 family protein: MLLVRGRAGGTELTGTLYERGEQAPSFRGAPDEAAAYVWVCDEFYEVDSGGTTQLINDREVNVAFESPMPRGFDTREQALEAAKEHVRTQFARIGVAESEVSLEVEKSEPEPEI; this comes from the coding sequence ATGTTGCTGGTACGCGGTCGCGCCGGCGGTACCGAACTGACGGGAACGCTCTACGAACGCGGCGAACAGGCGCCGTCGTTTCGGGGGGCCCCCGACGAAGCTGCCGCGTACGTCTGGGTCTGCGACGAATTCTACGAGGTCGACAGCGGCGGGACGACCCAGCTCATCAACGATCGAGAAGTCAACGTCGCCTTCGAATCGCCGATGCCTCGGGGATTCGACACTCGAGAGCAAGCCCTCGAGGCGGCTAAAGAACACGTCCGTACCCAGTTCGCCCGCATAGGCGTCGCCGAAAGCGAGGTCTCCCTCGAGGTCGAAAAGAGCGAACCGGAACCGGAGATATAG
- a CDS encoding DUF7344 domain-containing protein, with product MSSDANFGDSRRNPLSEIPPECYAVLRHPRRLRILEILGGFDRGVPLAELVTEIRIRSGSTGPDQPTEADIRTSLVHAHLPKLADYGVIEWDGETASVGSNAPIPPMNVAALLEACSSTDEKLLETIVHPVRLPALRVLQERGRACSIDVLASQLAALGGGALSDKETATIALHHSHLPALADIGVLEYEDGWVQTTTESIPTMH from the coding sequence ATGAGCTCGGATGCCAACTTCGGCGACAGCAGACGAAACCCGTTGTCCGAAATCCCGCCGGAGTGCTATGCTGTTCTTCGGCACCCGCGACGCCTCCGTATACTCGAGATTCTGGGAGGCTTCGATCGCGGCGTACCGCTTGCTGAACTGGTAACTGAGATTCGAATCCGGAGCGGGTCCACCGGGCCGGACCAGCCGACTGAAGCCGATATCCGAACCAGTCTCGTCCATGCCCACCTCCCGAAGCTGGCCGACTACGGCGTTATCGAGTGGGACGGAGAGACCGCGTCGGTCGGTTCGAACGCGCCGATTCCACCGATGAACGTGGCGGCACTCCTCGAGGCGTGTTCGAGCACGGATGAGAAACTGCTCGAAACCATCGTCCATCCGGTTCGACTGCCGGCCCTTCGAGTACTCCAAGAACGCGGCCGAGCGTGTTCGATCGACGTCCTCGCGTCCCAGCTGGCGGCCCTCGGGGGCGGCGCTCTCTCCGATAAGGAGACAGCAACCATCGCGCTTCATCACTCGCATCTCCCCGCACTTGCGGACATCGGCGTGCTCGAGTACGAAGACGGGTGGGTACAGACGACGACAGAATCGATTCCGACGATGCACTGA
- a CDS encoding HalOD1 output domain-containing protein → MIQEEREQATTVRESYTPDQDRSVTEAVLDAIEECKGEDLLRTDFVLYEDINPEALDSLFRHDAQPRTTVTFDTDSVTVELWGDDGVEIRVTDRSVE, encoded by the coding sequence ATGATACAAGAAGAGCGCGAGCAAGCAACGACGGTCCGGGAATCGTATACGCCCGACCAAGACCGCTCGGTAACCGAGGCGGTACTCGATGCCATTGAAGAATGTAAGGGCGAAGACCTCCTGCGGACTGATTTCGTCCTCTACGAGGACATCAATCCCGAGGCCCTCGATTCTCTCTTTCGCCACGACGCACAGCCGCGCACAACCGTGACGTTCGATACCGATAGTGTCACGGTTGAACTCTGGGGGGATGACGGCGTCGAGATCCGCGTCACGGACCGATCAGTCGAGTGA
- a CDS encoding DNA double-strand break repair nuclease NurA yields the protein MTLDPVHFDGIARLARRIDHGADERDHREFAETVWESFLDPLAYNGRTILEPIGERRKRLVDCEDVALCERSFPTQHGLDAGTINPTTFKNGLVIDIAQAAMSTTPSDLDVHRSRTVVATVHSNDETMTVDDRWDTFDGGYSRSRAVKVPPLPRFAEGVVHALALYLAESEHAREHAEDVSDLLVLDGPLYPRGLLRWADQHPDLAEFLLEDPRPTTVLENYVRLVERFLERDVPLIGFVKNPATRVITRTLKQKKRTEGDVGIDVPWADDSAMFTRILERGEYVDGVDDERWERDTSSLTYTNWFRSRGGVDRPLSVDGDALGVERKRALENYEVTFFVLYDPRDDLLYRIEAPYAFTRDPDLRERLTMHVLQNVAIAHGPPTIIDKADELARISNAEKRSLRESLEDSFDTTRDRTYDDHRWGEDLV from the coding sequence ATGACGCTCGATCCGGTCCACTTCGACGGCATCGCGCGACTCGCGCGGCGGATCGACCACGGTGCCGACGAGCGGGACCACCGGGAGTTCGCCGAGACCGTCTGGGAGTCGTTTCTTGACCCCCTCGCGTACAACGGCCGAACGATCTTAGAGCCGATCGGCGAGCGGCGAAAGCGGCTCGTCGACTGCGAGGACGTCGCGCTCTGCGAGCGGTCGTTTCCGACCCAACACGGCCTCGACGCCGGGACGATCAACCCGACGACGTTCAAAAACGGGCTCGTTATCGACATCGCACAGGCCGCGATGAGCACGACCCCGAGCGACCTCGACGTCCACCGCTCGAGAACCGTGGTCGCGACGGTCCACTCGAACGACGAGACGATGACCGTCGACGATCGCTGGGACACCTTCGACGGCGGCTACAGTCGATCGCGCGCCGTGAAGGTACCGCCGCTGCCCCGGTTCGCCGAGGGGGTCGTTCACGCGCTCGCGCTGTATCTCGCCGAGAGCGAACACGCCCGCGAACACGCCGAGGACGTCTCCGACCTGCTCGTTCTCGACGGCCCGCTGTACCCCCGCGGGTTACTCCGATGGGCCGATCAGCACCCCGATCTCGCGGAGTTCCTCCTCGAGGATCCGCGCCCGACGACGGTCCTCGAGAACTACGTTCGGCTGGTCGAGCGCTTCCTCGAGCGGGACGTTCCACTGATCGGATTCGTCAAGAACCCCGCGACGCGCGTCATAACACGGACGCTCAAACAGAAGAAGCGAACGGAGGGGGACGTGGGAATCGACGTTCCCTGGGCCGACGACTCCGCGATGTTCACGCGGATCTTAGAGCGCGGGGAGTACGTCGACGGTGTCGACGACGAGCGCTGGGAGCGAGACACGTCGTCGCTGACCTACACTAACTGGTTCCGGTCTCGAGGCGGCGTCGATCGGCCGCTGTCGGTCGACGGAGACGCACTCGGCGTCGAGCGAAAGCGCGCGCTCGAGAACTACGAGGTGACGTTTTTCGTCCTCTACGATCCGCGCGACGACCTGCTCTATCGGATCGAAGCACCCTACGCGTTCACCCGCGATCCGGACCTTCGCGAACGGCTGACGATGCACGTGCTCCAAAACGTGGCAATCGCCCACGGCCCGCCGACGATAATCGACAAGGCGGACGAACTGGCCCGGATCAGCAACGCGGAGAAACGGTCGCTCCGCGAGAGTTTAGAAGACAGCTTCGATACGACGCGAGATCGAACCTACGACGATCACCGCTGGGGCGAGGATCTGGTCTGA
- a CDS encoding cohesin domain-containing protein, with product MVDDRTRTDHLRRVALALVIVLAAAGFAVGAVAGADQLAVLTPTPHSVDAAPGEEFTVNVAMVTDGGYGGEGVESVDFVAQYHPEYLEITDIETGPWLEQGEDTKIRSEQTIAHENGTAILEQWRDPVAGGATGNDRLATVTVEVAEDAPPGEAEIDFTETNVALERSYPLQVHGQNVSVTIDGENEPLGSFDHPEPDPDELESTQASDDGQNGGGASTDDADDSTPGFGGFAVIAAAIAGLVVVFLSTRGRR from the coding sequence ATGGTAGACGACCGCACTCGAACCGACCACCTCCGACGCGTCGCGCTCGCGCTCGTGATCGTCCTCGCCGCGGCCGGATTCGCCGTCGGCGCGGTCGCCGGGGCCGATCAACTCGCCGTGCTGACGCCGACGCCCCACAGCGTCGACGCTGCCCCCGGCGAGGAGTTCACCGTCAACGTCGCCATGGTAACCGACGGCGGCTACGGCGGCGAGGGCGTCGAATCCGTCGACTTCGTCGCCCAGTACCATCCGGAGTACCTCGAGATCACGGACATCGAAACCGGGCCGTGGCTCGAGCAGGGCGAGGATACGAAGATCCGAAGCGAGCAGACAATCGCCCACGAGAACGGGACCGCTATCCTCGAGCAGTGGCGAGACCCTGTCGCGGGCGGAGCGACCGGCAACGACCGACTCGCGACGGTCACCGTCGAAGTAGCCGAAGACGCGCCGCCGGGCGAGGCCGAAATCGACTTCACGGAAACGAACGTCGCCCTCGAGCGATCGTATCCGCTACAGGTCCACGGGCAGAACGTCTCGGTAACGATCGACGGCGAGAACGAGCCCCTCGGATCGTTCGATCACCCGGAACCCGACCCGGACGAACTCGAGTCGACGCAGGCGAGCGATGACGGACAAAACGGCGGTGGGGCGTCGACAGATGACGCCGACGACTCAACCCCCGGCTTCGGCGGGTTCGCCGTGATCGCCGCCGCGATCGCCGGTCTCGTCGTCGTGTTTCTGTCGACTCGCGGCCGCCGGTAG
- a CDS encoding ATP-binding protein, with the protein MSDLGDFTDHTVDGGGNSGGTTDSASDPTGDGGTQDGAALEDEFEVPAVDPQGEDVGIGTVCVSQGLRIAEDEDETTLRAYITRGNRSDVRIGTYLLAPYPEETGAVPGSNAGGGGPRGTTAGEETLFCRISGLEYAQQYHADDATEIHARRAMRQDGIDEADFKFIASLEPVAVLYEDDGDLKRRMTDRVPKPQTVIRTADDTEEIKTGLKIPEDGVFLGHLSVGGEKVRTAASPPTIDYPLKDDYEAGDPLVFRHSLVAGGTGSGKTHAAKNVLRQYLAEDRTYPMDDGREVQPAVIQFDPQDEYAQMHDDNPELDDEFARGLEREGIAYGGVEETTAFVPKVGDSSYAAGHHRAEQVEFTIPFSMVHENPWLVAGSGLNDNQYGALTSVLLPRFRDQYGHDGTYREFTTFLDDPALREELDESGRVHEATFDAVRRRVLGFGHVFDQDARPITDLIHEFVRPGGLSVVPTYHINDSRATEAVVLALSSLVIDQKLSNDPTYDRIKETPLILGMDEAHNFLTDADSVQAGKVIRKFTEAAKQGRKERLGLFLITQDPQDIDDAVFKQINTTVVLNLGDEDAIKSVNIPSNLESKVPYMEKGQMVVYSPDNSEPVELIGLSKCLTRHGRD; encoded by the coding sequence ATGAGCGATCTGGGCGATTTCACTGACCACACCGTCGACGGCGGCGGCAATTCCGGCGGGACGACGGATTCGGCCAGCGATCCGACGGGTGACGGCGGGACACAGGACGGGGCCGCCCTCGAGGACGAGTTCGAGGTTCCGGCGGTCGACCCGCAAGGCGAAGACGTCGGAATCGGGACCGTCTGCGTTTCGCAGGGGCTTCGAATCGCCGAGGACGAAGACGAGACGACGCTCCGAGCCTACATTACGCGGGGGAACCGTTCGGATGTCAGAATCGGAACGTACCTGCTCGCGCCCTATCCGGAGGAGACGGGGGCCGTCCCGGGCTCGAACGCTGGAGGCGGCGGGCCACGGGGAACGACAGCGGGCGAAGAGACGCTGTTCTGTCGGATCTCCGGTCTCGAGTACGCCCAGCAGTACCACGCCGACGACGCAACGGAGATTCACGCGCGGCGGGCGATGCGTCAGGACGGGATCGACGAAGCCGATTTCAAGTTCATCGCCTCGCTCGAGCCGGTCGCGGTGTTATACGAGGACGATGGGGATCTCAAGCGCCGGATGACTGATCGGGTTCCCAAACCCCAAACGGTAATTCGGACGGCCGACGACACCGAGGAGATCAAAACGGGGCTGAAGATCCCCGAGGACGGGGTCTTTCTGGGTCATCTCTCGGTCGGCGGCGAGAAGGTTCGGACGGCCGCTTCGCCGCCGACGATCGATTACCCGCTGAAAGACGACTACGAGGCGGGCGACCCGCTCGTCTTTCGGCACTCGCTGGTCGCCGGCGGGACGGGATCGGGGAAAACCCACGCCGCGAAGAACGTCCTCCGGCAGTACCTCGCCGAGGATCGGACCTACCCGATGGACGACGGTCGCGAGGTCCAGCCCGCAGTTATCCAGTTCGACCCGCAGGACGAGTACGCCCAGATGCACGACGACAACCCCGAACTGGACGACGAGTTCGCGCGAGGACTCGAGCGCGAAGGAATCGCCTACGGCGGGGTCGAGGAGACCACCGCGTTCGTGCCGAAAGTCGGGGACTCCTCGTACGCGGCTGGCCATCACCGCGCCGAACAGGTCGAGTTCACGATTCCGTTCTCGATGGTCCACGAGAATCCGTGGCTGGTCGCCGGCAGCGGCCTCAACGACAACCAGTACGGCGCGCTCACGAGCGTCTTGCTCCCGCGTTTTCGAGATCAGTACGGCCACGACGGTACGTACCGGGAGTTCACGACGTTCCTCGACGATCCGGCGCTTCGGGAGGAACTCGACGAGTCCGGTCGGGTCCACGAGGCGACCTTCGACGCCGTCCGCCGGCGCGTCCTCGGCTTCGGCCACGTCTTCGATCAGGACGCCCGGCCGATCACCGACCTGATCCACGAGTTCGTCCGCCCCGGCGGGCTCTCGGTCGTCCCGACCTACCACATCAACGACTCGAGGGCGACCGAAGCCGTCGTCCTCGCGCTCTCGAGTCTGGTTATCGATCAGAAACTCTCGAACGATCCGACCTACGATCGGATCAAGGAGACGCCGCTGATTCTGGGGATGGACGAGGCCCACAACTTCCTCACTGACGCCGACAGCGTGCAGGCGGGGAAGGTCATCCGCAAGTTCACCGAGGCGGCAAAGCAGGGCCGGAAGGAACGGCTCGGCCTCTTTCTCATCACGCAGGACCCACAGGACATCGACGACGCGGTCTTCAAACAGATCAACACGACCGTCGTCCT
- a CDS encoding DUF7344 domain-containing protein: protein MNQGGNALLSALANRYSRSVIAYFRNTTEDHTSVDDIAAVLARRDHADETQIGIRLHHVVLPKLDAVGIVDYDSRTKTVRYHGHSQLEHLEESLFEFGSKVSRRSE, encoded by the coding sequence ATGAACCAAGGGGGAAACGCCCTCCTGTCTGCGCTTGCCAACCGATACTCTCGCTCCGTTATCGCGTACTTCAGAAACACGACCGAAGATCACACCTCAGTTGATGACATTGCTGCCGTACTCGCCCGACGTGACCACGCAGACGAGACACAGATTGGGATACGGCTCCACCACGTCGTACTCCCCAAACTGGACGCCGTTGGGATCGTTGACTACGACTCGCGGACGAAAACGGTCCGATATCACGGTCATTCGCAACTCGAACACCTCGAGGAGTCTCTCTTCGAGTTTGGTTCCAAAGTATCACGGAGAAGCGAATAG
- a CDS encoding helix-turn-helix domain-containing protein: MATEATFTIPADQFPLGTVFEQLPGVTVRLERIVPSTDVVIPYFWVRGSHSDDVVAAFSDHPGVQDIELIDSVEDEYLLRAEWAADYAGVLSALTETGVPLIEAIGTDTEWTFEIRGDERSDIAGFQRRCREHDIPITLTALHALTPVETASESALTEEQQEALVLAYECGYFNSPREVTMDELGDELGISQQAIASRLRRGTRRVLGNTLSALDA, translated from the coding sequence ATGGCAACAGAGGCGACGTTCACCATTCCGGCCGACCAGTTTCCCCTCGGGACAGTCTTCGAGCAACTACCGGGCGTTACGGTCAGACTGGAGCGTATCGTCCCGAGTACCGACGTGGTGATCCCCTACTTCTGGGTTCGAGGAAGTCATTCTGACGACGTCGTTGCGGCGTTTTCCGACCATCCTGGGGTGCAGGATATCGAGCTAATCGATTCCGTCGAGGACGAGTATCTCCTGCGCGCCGAGTGGGCTGCGGACTACGCAGGGGTGCTCAGCGCGCTGACCGAGACGGGAGTCCCCCTGATCGAAGCGATCGGGACGGACACGGAGTGGACGTTTGAGATCCGTGGTGACGAACGAAGCGATATCGCCGGGTTCCAGCGGCGCTGTCGCGAACATGACATTCCGATCACCCTCACGGCGCTCCACGCCCTGACGCCGGTCGAGACAGCGTCCGAGTCGGCACTCACCGAAGAGCAACAAGAAGCGTTGGTTCTCGCGTACGAATGCGGGTACTTCAACTCGCCACGTGAGGTGACGATGGACGAACTCGGCGACGAACTCGGCATCTCACAGCAAGCAATCGCCTCACGGCTCCGACGAGGGACGCGTAGAGTCCTCGGTAACACCCTCTCTGCGTTGGACGCCTGA